Genomic DNA from Chaetodon trifascialis isolate fChaTrf1 chromosome 19, fChaTrf1.hap1, whole genome shotgun sequence:
GCAACATAGCCaggctttgttttgtgtgagcTGGCTCGACAAAACCTAAAACCCAGTAAGAGATGATGGTATCATGACGGTCGTTACCATCTTTCCTTTGTTAGTCCAGGTTTTCTTCATCAGGTTCTCTCAGCTTTTCTGTACAAAGGGCACTCTCAGTGCACATGGTCAAGCTCTTTAATTTTAAACTTGATCCAGGATATTAAAACATTACCTAGGAATTACATGTAGGTCTGACACTGTCCCACAGTGAAGGATACGGGGAAATCacatcagtttttcagcatagGATGAATTTTATTGATTGAATAATATCTGGGATATTACCAATAGAATAATCCGTTTTCCAATGGGTGTTCTCTTATTATCACTCTTTTAAGTATGGATGATTTCCTGTAACATCTAAAGTGTTGATATTACCTGAAgcaaactgggaaaaaaaagattttcttgTCCTTTAATAAAGCTCACCGGAGCGTTTTCACAGGGCTGGTGATAATTTAAAGTATCTCcttatctctctccctctcagcccATGGACCAAAGCTCCCTTAAGAACAGTGATGTTCTGATTCTGACAGGCCTCACCCAGATGCCCACCGCCAACCCAGACGGCATGCTGGGAGAATTCTGCAGCAACCTTGGTAGGTTTAAATGTAGAGGATAATCTTAAATGTCTTGATAGACGTTTCTGGATTCAGATACTTTGTTGtagtataaatatataaaagctTTTGTCAGTAAATACCTGTTGTTTAATTTGTCATACTTCCCTGAGGCTTTGTTTAAAGTGACCGAGGAATCgtattgtctctgtctttgttgaaTCAGTGATGTAAGTATTTGTTATTCATCTGTGCCTGCAGCCATGACGATTCGAGCAGGAGGCAACGTTCTCGTGCCGTGCTACTCCTCAGGAGTGATCTATGACCTGCTGGAGTGTCTGTACCAGTTCATTGAGAGCGCCAACCTGGGGACCACGCCCTTCTACTTCATCTCACCTGTCGCCAACAGCTCGCTGGAGTTCTCTCAGATCTTTGCTGAGTGGTGAGGAGCTGTCCGTTACTTTACAAATCTGTCATTGTGCATTAAACATCcattaaaatgaatacattttgtttGCTTCAGTTTGCACAGAGTTGCTCAAGAGAGCTCAGTGTTTGTCCTGTGATTCATTATACATTCAAATCGGTGCAGATGCAACAGCCAGTGTTAGTGTTGAAGTCAAGCATTTACTGTCCCtgagtgcagcagtgcagtgtCTGCTGCGTCCATTTTCTGCCAGAATGGTGCATTGCAGCAAACACAAGTCATCTCtatgaaacagctgtttttttacTTGATTATAATGTGAGTTTAAGACGTGTAAATGCAGTCAAAAACAAACCGTGCTTGTTTCCAGCAGTGATACTGTGCTTGTTCTCAGACACCTGCTGATTGCTCTCCAGGATTATTTTGTGATGTTCTCATTCTAGGCTTTGCCATAACAAGCAGTCAAAGGTGTATCTCCCAGAGCCTCCATTCCCTCACGCAGAGGTGAGTCCTGCTGCGTTTCTGAGATAGTCGATAGCTGTAACTCCTGATTATCTGCTCGCAAATGAGCACTGAAGCCAGTCAAAAGCTTGGAGAAGGTTTCTGAAACCACATGCAGTTATCAGACATCAGTACATGACAGTGTCtatatttacatgcacaaaatgttACAGCTATTTTCCCTTATTCTGAGAAGAACAGTAGCCCTATTAAGCTGTTTACATGGCGATGAAAATGGATGTTTCACTAATATCCCATTGACATGCAGCCGTGCACACCCTGACTGATGAACACACTACACCCTCCTTCCCTCAGTCGTCCAACCAACCCCTTGAAAAGGTCGGCACTGCGATATTTGTGCATatccaaaaacctgttgataGTATTCTGATCAGAGGGCTTGTCTTATGTGCATGCGTCTCTAACCCAGGCTTGTAAACTGTTGGTTAGGTAGTCTGTGTCCAACACGCAGAGCTGACCGCAAACAGACGAGAGACATATTCTGAATGTGCTGCATGTCCAAAGAAAGGTCCTAAGACACAAATAATATTAACATGTCCTGCATGTCTTCATTGGAAAAATGCTCCATTTGGAGGAAGGTCTAATTCAGAAAATCTGATTAAAATATGCTGTTTAAATGACCCTTGTGAAATTTGGAATATCATCATATTTGAAATAAGCGTGGGATATTAGTGGACATGTAAATGTAGTCACTGTTCGCTGTAAAcgctacaaagagacacaaatcaCATGTCAAAATCCAGTGAGATACCAGTGTTAACTACATTTGgaaagtatgttttcatttacattctAGGTTGATCAGGAGACAGTATTTTACATTAGAGAAGATCTTGAAATCAGTAATCACTTGAAATCTTTTTCTCTATCCATATGTTTGGCTCAAATTGACAATGAGCAACACTTGATGTTGAGCTCTGTCAGagtaagcagcagcagaggatctTCACGCCTTCTCCTTCATGTACCGCTCATGGCCAGACCAGCCATGagtgttttaatggtgttttgaGCCGGTGAGTGCGAGTGCCGGACGCAGTAATGTCGACTGCTCCCTTGCAATTCCTGCATTGTTGTTTCAGCTCATCCAGACCAACAAGCTGAAGCACTACCCCAGCATTCATGGTGACTTCAGCAGCGAGTTCCGTCAGCCGTGCGTGGTGTTCACAGGTCACCCGTCTCTGCGCTTCGGGGACGTGGTTCACTTCATGGAGCTGTGGGGCAAATCCAGCCTCAAcaccatcatcttcactggTAACTCTTAACTGTATTCCAGGCACTCCTCTATCACACACACGATATGAATGGAAAGATGTCGTCCTGTTCTTACAAAGCAAAAGCTACGTGTCTAAAAGCCTCTTTGGCTTCTCTTTCTTGACACCAGAGCCAGACTTTTCTTACCTGGATGCTCTGGCTCCCTACCAGCCGCTGGCTATGAAGTGTGTTTACTGTCCCATTGACACACGGCTCAACTTCCACCAAGTATCCAAGCTGCTCAAGGAGGTCCAGGTATGGCCAACACCTGTTACCATCCCATTTGTAAATATCCCAAATGTACTATGAGCACAACAGTGGCTGTTGCAAGTAAGCACAAGTAAGCAAGAAGTGGATTGCAGCTACATGAACTGATTTTAAAAGCTTGAGTTTATAGAGAgaaatttcttttttatatttgcCATTTTTGGCTCTAAGGATGACAAAGCCACTCTGTCAGTCATTCCACGGGCACAACATCGAATGTAAACGAAAACATGGCTGACGGTGACCAACGGATCCTGTTTGTTTGACAGGCACACGCACAGTTGAACcgtcagcagagcagcttctttgcATACGtaaaggaaacagaggaggataAACGACACGTGAAGGAAGACGCCATTAAACATTTGAATatgtgaatatttcattcaCTAATACAAACACTGTAGTCTACACATGCATCCTATGATTGACAtgtgcagaggaagaaatgaattACATGACACTGAAactaaaatgaatgtaaaatcaaTAGGATGAACATATTAAATGCAGACAAATATACTTTATGTTGCCTTTTAGCCGCTAGTTTACCATTTACTGCGTGCCCTTCCATAGGCGCTGCCATTGTTATGTGATGTCACATCTGCAGCATTAGCCTTGTTCTTTATTTCAAAGCGTCTGATTGTTTCTTCTGAGGAAGCAGCAGTGGAGTTTAATTGACCGTGTGTAGTCTGTTTACCTTCAGTAAAAGCAGGCTCAGACTGGAACATGGTTACAGCACGTTCGTTACCTCAAAGGACTCTTTCGGCCTCCAGGGTTTGACCGCTGACTTGTGTATTTGCATCCTGCAGCCGCTCCATGTGGTGTGTCCGGAGCAGTACACCCAGCCTCCACTGACCCAGTCCCACCGCTCTGATCtgatgctggagctgcagcccCCTCCCATGCCCTACAGACGCTGCTCTGTCCTCAACTTGCCCTTCCGACGCCGCTATGAGCGCATCTACATACTGCCTGAGGTGAGTCACATGAATATATTCTTCTTCAACTTGTCTGGTTAAAAGAACGCTAACAGACTGACAATGTTgaataaaagataaaatcagTACCTTTGGAAACAGCTGGTGAGTGCACACTTTGAAGTCTCTCATGTGTGGGCAGGAGACAATGACATATGGTGTATAAAAAGCTGGAATTAAAGAGAAGATTGGATTATGGAAATGCTCCTGCCTGAGAACAGGTGGCCAATTTTCTAGTCTAAAAGTCAGATTCTTCTCTTCCTAGCTGGCCAACTCCCTGGTGCCCTCTGAGATTAAACCCGGCATCTCCCTGGCAACAGTGTCTGCAGTGCTGCACTCCAAGGACAACAAACACacgctgcaggtgtgtgtgcgtcttgTGAATTTCTAACACAAAATAGGTACATGAATGTGGAAATACGGACGCCATTAGCTGAACTGAATTGACTTCGATTAAAGTTTTTCCTCTCTTGTGTTGCCAGTCGGTGCCCAAACCCCCTCCAATGCCCCCCAGCAAGAAGAGGAAGCGGGTCCTGGAGGAGCCTCCAGTCATGCTGGCCCCCAAACCTCTGCTGAGTGGAGCCGTGCCTCTGGACGCCTTCCTGGCCACATTACAAAAGGTGTGACAGCTGCAGACAACCGTGGGAACCTCAATAATGTTTTTATAATAGCCATCAGTTGGCATTTTTCCCTGCTTTTTTATAAGATGGATGTTTTGCCTGACACAAATATTCATCTATATCTATAAAATCAGCATTTCTCTCCTCCCCCCCGCAGCACGGTATCACAGAGGTCAAAGTGGAGGAGACGGCAGACGGACACATCCTGCACCTGCAGGCGGAGGACACTCTGAttcagctggaggaggatggGACGCACATCGTGTGCGACAACAACGAGCCGCTGCGCACCTCACTGAGAGACCTGGTGCTGCGCTTCCTGCAGAAGCTCTGACCCGGATCCTCTTTGCGCCTCCTTGTTGGTTTTTCTGCCTCACTGGACTGTGGATCGCCACAGAGACGGTGTTGGAGAGAAAGGACATGACCAACAGCTGTGAGCTGTCCACCTCAGTCAGATTTAACATTTACTCTAGCTTTACTGTAAAGTCCAGTTATATTTTGTGAAATAGTATTTTGTATTAAAAGATTTTTCAAACTTCTTACAGATCACCTCAGTGACTCTTTCAACTAATATAGTGAAACGTAAATGAAAGCTCTGAGGTCATCAGTCATGAGCTTGAGTTTTCCAAAGGAGGAAGTGAGAAAAGATGTTCAACAGAAAAATGTCACACGAATTTCACAAAAGTGAAACCTGGACTTTTCCCTCCTGTCAAGTCAGAGAAACATGGCACCTCACGTCCCCAGCATGTTGACGGTCGTACAAAAGAATCCACATCGCTCGTTATTTGTCACAAAATATTTAATGGGTGCAGGGTTTACATGCAGCTACAATAGATTCAATAATATGCTTTCAATATACAATATCTTACAGGGCACTATGTGACCACTGCTTTGATAATACATCTGAGTGCAGCAGAAGAACATCCCCATCCCtcgaaaaaacaaaacacttcctT
This window encodes:
- the ints9 gene encoding integrator complex subunit 9 gives rise to the protein MKLYCLSGHPTLPCNVLKFKSTTIMLDCGLDTTSALNFLPLPLVHSPRLSKLPGWVSKDGTLNLEKELKECAGRVFVDSQPEFCLPERELLDLSTIDVILISNYHCMMALPYITEHTGFTGTVYATEPTLQIGRLLMEELVNFMERVPKAQSATCWKNKEIQRMLPGPLKDVVDVWTWKRCYSMLEVNSALSKVQLVGYSQKVELFGAVQVSPLSSGYSLGSSNWIIQSHHEKVSYVSGSSLLTTHPQPMDQSSLKNSDVLILTGLTQMPTANPDGMLGEFCSNLAMTIRAGGNVLVPCYSSGVIYDLLECLYQFIESANLGTTPFYFISPVANSSLEFSQIFAEWLCHNKQSKVYLPEPPFPHAELIQTNKLKHYPSIHGDFSSEFRQPCVVFTGHPSLRFGDVVHFMELWGKSSLNTIIFTEPDFSYLDALAPYQPLAMKCVYCPIDTRLNFHQVSKLLKEVQPLHVVCPEQYTQPPLTQSHRSDLMLELQPPPMPYRRCSVLNLPFRRRYERIYILPELANSLVPSEIKPGISLATVSAVLHSKDNKHTLQSVPKPPPMPPSKKRKRVLEEPPVMLAPKPLLSGAVPLDAFLATLQKHGITEVKVEETADGHILHLQAEDTLIQLEEDGTHIVCDNNEPLRTSLRDLVLRFLQKL